The following is a genomic window from Calliphora vicina chromosome 5, idCalVici1.1, whole genome shotgun sequence.
TATTTTTGTCATTCAAAAGCTTGTTGCAGTCGTCCGACAATTTTTTCCGCAAATTTAACTCTCTTTCTAAACGCTCAATGCGGTCTTTATGACTCAATTTCGATTCTGGAACGGTAGCAGTTCTTTGCTCATAGATATCAATGTCTTCATCCTGACTTTTAAACCTGTAGCAATGCTTTATTTCACGTTTCAAATAGTTTACTTCATATAAAAGATTTTGTAAATGTAAGCGATTGCAGTCAACTAATGTTTTCTGAGCTTGCAACTCCTCGCGACCAGAACGTACTTTATATTTAACCAaacgatttattttttttattactacaaATTCCAAAGATcctattttcagtttttcatccAGGTCAACTTTCTGTATAAAAGAATATCATGCATCTTAACATCACACATTTTCGTGGCGTTATTGgccaaaatataacattttactAACCGTATCCTTTATGTTGTTTTTGGCATTTAAACAATCAGTAAATAACTGctttaataattcaaaattttcattaagcaTATTAGCCATATTTTATTTACGTActttattcaaacaattttactttgagttgtaattattttaaacaaacattatttACGGCAACAATGTTTGACAACACTGTGTCAAGATGTCAATTAAACATTGATTTGCCAATTGGAATGTAATTGGCAACATACAATCATAAAGGCTAGTTGCCAACTATCCCATTTAATTATCATCTGGCAATGAAATTTTGTGGatcttattttgttttactcgttcccttttttaaattgagttttttagTAATTCCAATACATTTCTACATGACACCACTTTGTGATGACACCAAAAATGTATGACTTGCTTctagaccaaaaaaaatattttctatttcttaGCCATTGGAGTTGCTTCTTCTGATGATcggacatttatttttaataataatagttaTATAGCATAGATAAAttcacatagatcggaaactctcctgtcaaagacctaaatAAGTTGTGAGaatatattagtaaaaaaactacgTTCAAATCATGCTaattatgaaacatttttctgtgtatggatataaatatcaaaactattttttcggTATCctttacatatttaattaaaaaaaacttaacttgggtaatattttttttaatatttaattttttgtagatcttctcaaggactacttatattcaaatttatttatgtttgagtTACCAACTaacattaaatttgaattgGAATGTATTACTTTTCTTCTAAATGAACAAGTAACCGGTAGTGTGTAGTTTATTATcactaaaataattgtttttattagagTAAAAACACTGTGACactaaacatttaattaatttgtacgGTAATCTGtttagattaaaatttaaataacttacagtttaataaataaaattaagaattatCTGTTATTTCCAAGTCTCAACATTAAGTTAGTGCAACTCACAGAGTATTTTAGATTTTGTGGTTAATTACATTCCTTTATTTCACTTATAAGTAGCAAATTTGTTCATATTCATGTGGAGATGCacgaataaattaaataatatgaattttccaattaaataAGTGGTTATATTACCTACTTATTATagctttttgtttgtaaatttgtataaattacaTAAGTCTGACgtgattgttattttttataagatattttgaatcgttattttgaattatttatttattgttgtaaagAAGACCGTTAAGATAAGCAACTAACTGACTGACTATCAGATAGACTGATTgactatttgtttaaattgtcaAAGTCATGTTCGGATTCAAGTTGATTACAATAAACAAACACAATGCTATCAGATATACTAATTAGGTTATTTGCTGAATCATGTTGGTCCTAAAGATACAGATAATTGAGAACTGTGTTTCTCTCAATTCAGTGATCCACATACAGTGAAGGAAATCTCAATCGTTTTCTAATTCTTTAGATGTGTGTTTGATGAGATAATGTTTGATGCCAAATAAGCTctgaaaaaatcaaatttatattgtaggTTATTTACAAATGcaacatacatacctacatacatatgtagtaaatattgtgtatatttttttctggaCACATTTACTGTGTGTAATAGCTATTATTCTATCTTTATCATactaatcaaatattttttatgtattttcagatcaacaaaaaatatgaatttaaaggCTTGGTCAGCGGTACTAGGTGTTTTCATTGGGTGTTGCAGTAATGTGATATTTTTGGAACTTTTAGTGAAGTAAGTATGAAAAGTGTGATAAGATTTCAATAATAATGCtgctatataataaaaaataacttttattaatttaagacATGATGCAGGCGCTGGAAATCTTATTACTTTCTCACAGTTTTTGTTCATAGCTGTGGAGGGCTATGTATTTACTTCTAAGTTTGGCACGGTTAAGCCCGTGATTGGTTTTAAGGACTATGCCATTTTAGTGCTAATGTTTTTCGTAACCAGCGTTTGTAATAATTACGCTTTTAACTTCAATATTCCTATGCCTTTGCATATGATATTCAGAGCggtaaaatttaagaaacaaatcAATAATTTGCAACAAGAATGTTATAAATCAAAACGATCGTTCAGTGATTCTAATACTATAAAATACTTCCATGgttaaagattttgaaacgttttaaaaacttatacataaatacttgtacatttgtataatttgtaggtatgtataaatatttacaacattCCAAACTCGTTAATTTCGGTAAAAGTAATTTGAAGAATAACATTATGACGATCTTGTTGCAAATGAGCGTTATACAGTTGCATTTGTACATAAATTCATTGTTTTACAtttgaaattctttaatttaaggGCTCATTAATGGCGAATATGATAATGGGTATTTTGATACTCAAGAAACGTTATGGAATTTCCAAATATCTGTCTGTGATCTTAATTACAGTTGGTATAATTACCTGCACTTTAGTTTCAGCTACAAAAGTGGTAAGTGCATCATTTagtgtttatatatgtatatatagttttttaattatttcaatttaaagtaataataaaaaggCAAAGAGATATTATTACAGATCTTACATCCAAAGTTACAAAATTACTTAGTAATCTGATTACtaagaaaatatttgatgtaacaATATAAAGATATAtgtataaacataaatttctgtatacaaacatatcgcactcgttcaacactgtattaactcaaaaactttGAAGTATTCAGGAGAGACAAACTGTATAACAACTGtataagagaatttgaaaatccgaatataTCATtgtaagcaaattccatttgaaaaaatatttacattgttttgctttaaaatttttgcaattattgcaaaataaatctattttttgagttaatagaatttttctttttttttattattattttatcaacaaaacagtatcaactcaaagtacaatcaaatttaaataaaacaatttgattatttttaacttgaataaagaaggcatttctatttcaacttttgtattaactcaaaattataCCTTTTGTTGATATAGGAAAAgggtctcaaatgtggttttcgagatgaaagagtaatcggaatacgttgaaatttatttagatagatatttacagtagatagatgtTGATGTTCTTaattgatttcttgcaaaagttaaattttaaaaattttgagttaacacaatattgttgaacgagtgcgatatgtaaattatataactcttatctatgtatattttaggaGGATACTAGCAATCCgaaatttaaagataattcaGTTGATGACGAATATTCGGTGGTATTTTGGTGGTGTGTTGGCATAGGCATACTTACGGTTGCATTGTTAATATCGGCGTGTATGGGCATATATCAAGAAGTGTTATACAAGAAATTCGGAAAAAGATCAAGGGAAGCTTTGTTTTACACGGTAAACATTAAGTGGAATATAATTCATGAACATGTACATATAGTTTTCTAAATAATATGATTATTCTTGCAGCATTTATTACCTTTACCGGGCTTTATGTTATTGGGCAAAAACATTTGGGATCATCTAGCGATATGTGCTACCAGCGATGCCCTCGTCGTTGCCGGAATAAACACATATTTTCCAGAacagatattttatttaatatgcaaCATGTTCACACAATATGTCTGCATTAGTTCAGTTTATGTGCTGACAGCTGAATGCAGTTCGTTGACAGTGACTTTGGTCGTAACGCTGCGCAAATTTGTTTCTCTGCTATTTTCAAtactttactttaaaaattcatttacacTTTACCATTGGATTGGCACAATTTTAGTATTTACTGGTACAATCATATTTACAGAAGCTTATCCAAAATCATTGTTCACTGCAAAAGAAGCGAAGAAATCTAAAACATCGTagatttaatagatttttaatattttagtgaaaattaaattatacatatgtatattagtatTTGTATGAAATCAGTAAGTCCGTCCTAGTCATCACTTATTCAAAATAGCGATTCAATTGGTTCGCTTCGCAATAAAAATATGACTATGGCCCATCTTATTCTGTTAtgattattatagacaataaaatgctaatttaaatttgttaaatcttgttggttgtttaaattattaaagttgGATTCTTTACAGTAAGTAATCTTATCAATTTACAAGAACTAAAATAATATGCAATTCATTTTGAGTACTATGATAACTATGTATGTAGGTAGTATGTATTAACAATTGGTATCAATAGcacttataaataaaatttagaaataatctttaatttttaaggtattttCAGACTGCTATACTGAGTGTTAATACTACTTGTTtaaaacgtacatatgtacgtatgtaatacaatttcatcatctaagttgtattagattttcaaataattttcagaaattttacaGGGGACACAAAAAACGTTTTAATATCTGTTAATCtgttaatgcagttttattacttatttgatcttatttataatgataaataattatacagcccaattatgaataaaaaattccgcgggagtttgttccccgggagttttttcccattgaatttgaataggaaaaatgagaaaagggagaaaactcccgggaaatttttattcataattggcctGATAGTTTAGaagaattgctaattttttattacgtacgtattttttgcatttttaagagGAGTTAGCAACAATTTCATACCACTGTATAATGACgaataaataattgtaaacatttttaaagaaaatagtaaATGTTTACTTATTATAACGTCTtgtattaaaatctaaatttttaagtgGACGTAGCACGTTTGCACTCTATGTTATCGAAATGATTTTTTGATGTATGGTGGTCGGtatcatatatttttaaaacaattcaaaaacaaaataaagtaaacaataaatgtgaatgatgcaaatataaacaataaaatatcttGAATATTATAATGAGTAAATAAGAGAAATATTGTTCAAAATGATTTCTTTACAAAtggaatatatttaatattttaattttgaaatgtattaaaatacaGCATTGTCTGAAAATATCTTTACTACCATAGTTAGCTCTTTTTGTGTTATATGAATGAGTCTTCAATTTGATTAAGCCCAactttagtgaaaaaaaattgatttacaaaaCCAAGATATATTGTTACTATCAATTTCATTTTAAtggtctgtaacgactgcttgcaacattcatcatgtttataaacatttccagtgCTCGAAACTTcaacttataaacaatgttgataacacgctgttattaacatcatttataagtataacaacattaactgttaaagctgctaatattaacattaaaactattaaaagttctagaaatagaacctgaaattgaaaataactccatatacatacataccaaAAACCCCAAATTGTGattaatacatatatataatgtgataaaaataaatcaatcaaaataacagttataaaatgatttttatttaaatggtttatttgtttttgttgtttatcaATGGTTTAGTGTGAGGCAAACTATTCAATTGTTCTTGATCTTAATAACTGTACtttatcttttatttacatacaataacatatttttaaagaatatgaTGAATATGAGTAAAAgagtttagatttttttttaaattgtggtAAAACGTTCAAAACGTTTTCGTAAAATTGGtgaatttttagatttaaaaaaaaaaaattttttcatttcatttaatttattgtaatatttatgaacttttaaaatatttttgtaaaatttaaaattcagttttacatatttgtgtgtgttttttaagaaattactatttttttgtaaaattgctgatttttgaaaaaaaaaattgattttttaaaacatttataatattttgtaaaactgCAGATTTTCTTTAATCAGTattgactttttaataaatcggttaatttttttgaaaatattaagcgttgatttgcatcaaatgaatTTTTGTGAATTACTTtgcatgttcgcaaataaaatagattatttatatttatttcttttctgTTCAACGAtataacacaaaaaatatttttaaatggctgcgaatgagaatttaaattgaaattgaagttattttcggtctgtgaATAGAACATTATAGTTTTGTCTGTTAGATAATTCATTAAACTATTAGAAATGCCACTGTGTATAtgtataaatagtaacagcgagttgcAGTTAGTACATctactgtattaccagtgtgtaatataagtgtgtgtattaacaGAGTGACTATTTGttatgttaatttaaattaataagagttgttaaattttttaaactactgatcacttatatttgcaATTAAAGTAATACGGTTAATTTAAAGGTAATAAACcgccgtttttaaaaggtaaaggCTCGGATCACAAGTGGTAAGGAAATTTGAGactatagtattttttttagaaatattcagCCTTATtgtgtttcgtactagattaaagaaacaggttgcatgttatctttaatctagtacgaaactgtcgttatAGTAAAACGCCAACGCCTTACACGGTAAGactaattttgtttacttttctttattaccttatttaatagaaattaaaaaaatatgattttttcgcTTGCAAACAATCTTGAGTGTATTAATGTATTTTACGCACACTTTTTATAAACCAAACACACCAACCCACACCCCTCCTTtgatttgttttaacaaaaacgacaaaaatttaatttgtgggaaaaaaataacaattgcaTTAGAGAAAAGCTTAAACTTGCAAAGGTTTTGGGAACTAGTATTTCAGTATTTGTTTTCTTGTCTTAAAACtttattcatgttttatttGATAGAACTTATTTAGTATAATTTGTTAGTCGAAATGAGTCAGTCTGGCAGAAATATAAGTTTTAAGATTTTACAACtagtacgtacatacatacgtcTAGGAATAGAATAgtgcaacatacatacatatttattatcatATTCTTCATAATTTCTTCTTAGATCGTGTGTATAGGCGCAgtgatatataaaaaaattacagacAATAAGGCGCacatgattttgaaaataaaccaaaaaacttCAAACGAATGGAATCTTCTGCAAAATGTTACATGGTCAGCAGAGGGTAATGACTTTAGTATTTTTGCTTATGCTGGCTACACCTTTATAATTGCGGTTTGTTTGTTGGACaggtatgtacatacatacatacatacatctgtATGAttggtacatacatatgtacaaaataattatttcactaaatatacataaatttccagactgataaattttaagaaagcgTCTACTTCAACGGATACACTTTTCTTGCGTTTCGGTGTCATTATATTTGTCGTGCAAGGTTAGTTTATACAAGTTATGTACGCAAAATCAGTATATGCtgagattttaattttctttttatatataggcATTATGGTGTTCTATTCGGTAGAATATGTGCCAGACGACATTAGAATCAATGCAATTGTCTTAGGAACTCTATCATTTTTGGTAGCCATCTTGTTTTTCTTAGAGGATTGTCTTACCATCAAAGGATATgaaacatcaaataaaataatacaaacagaAAAGATTGTAGGTTGATTGATATCAATTACATACCGAAAATGCAAAAGGTTCTatcaacacttttttaaaatttacaggagagacaaaaaaaaaatcattataaaatttaaagtgttgtGGTTACAAATCTGATTTTCTTTCTTCTATAAAgtcgttattattaaaaatagaaagctaaaaatttgtgtGTGCATTTATACATTGTaccaaaactcaattttaacgCCCTTTTGCATTgcaggtgacgatatgtatgtacatatgtatatacattaggactataatttgtttacaaatatgAAAATGGCCCTAGTATAGtcgaattaaaaataattaagaaaagttttttatcgcggttgttaaaaaagttcatccACAATACGCGGTGAAGATTGGAATTCAGAtcttatttttttccatttaacactaacaatatgtatgtattttaacgTGATTCAAATTTCAGGTAGGATGCCAGATAACcgatatataaatatttcatatttatacttttttgggCGTTTTGGAAAATGGGTTTTCTTCCTAATATATAACACAATCAATATTGACGATCGCGTGTCGCTAGGCCAAAATTAtagccctaatgtacatacatacatacagtgtataatatttgttttggttCGATATTTTCATTTCAGAAACCGATATCATCGATCCCCTTAAAACAGACAGATGATAATATACTCCATACTTATGTATAATTATGTTATTATGTAattaattcaatataaattgtgacatatgtatgtgtataaagTGTTcgttaaaaaatacatatagtaaaattaagaaatctgactttgaatagaaaataaataagataaagtaaatttttctcaTTAGTTgggttttattaaaaagaaaattaaatttccttaataggtaatttaaatatatatttatttaattatatacaGTGATGGACTTAAGTATAGGCACAACAAACATCTTGTATTTAAAGATTGCATTAAAagcaaaaagaatattttttttattaaaactacta
Proteins encoded in this region:
- the Efr gene encoding UDP-xylose and UDP-N-acetylglucosamine transporter yields the protein MNLKAWSAVLGVFIGCCSNVIFLELLVKHDAGAGNLITFSQFLFIAVEGYVFTSKFGTVKPVIGFKDYAILVLMFFVTSVCNNYAFNFNIPMPLHMIFRAGSLMANMIMGILILKKRYGISKYLSVILITVGIITCTLVSATKVEDTSNPKFKDNSVDDEYSVVFWWCVGIGILTVALLISACMGIYQEVLYKKFGKRSREALFYTHLLPLPGFMLLGKNIWDHLAICATSDALVVAGINTYFPEQIFYLICNMFTQYVCISSVYVLTAECSSLTVTLVVTLRKFVSLLFSILYFKNSFTLYHWIGTILVFTGTIIFTEAYPKSLFTAKEAKKSKTS
- the LOC135961099 gene encoding uncharacterized protein LOC135961099, encoding MILKINQKTSNEWNLLQNVTWSAEGNDFSIFAYAGYTFIIAVCLLDRLINFKKASTSTDTLFLRFGVIIFVVQGIMVFYSVEYVPDDIRINAIVLGTLSFLVAILFFLEDCLTIKGYETSNKIIQTEKIKPISSIPLKQTDDNILHTYV